A section of the Calditrichota bacterium genome encodes:
- a CDS encoding penicillin acylase family protein, with translation MTSNRLKLFFWLVIGVLVFVVLDVPIGPLPPLGRFFNPVSGFWKTQAEAVLPAQKTLHLQGVQKTVTILFDERAVPHIYAQTDADAYFAQGYLHARERLFRLIFQDLLVSGRLSEVVGKQALPTDRFMRQLDLKTPSVKALALLKRDHPQTYAALQAYVAGVNAYIDPLKPADWPLEFKLLNFRPYHWTAVKSLMFLRYMGWDLSGSDEDLKYEELVKFLGAKKARELHPDRLPYVVPIIPEKYGMPLDVYRKLFPHGVKKTIGFSPTPLTASETFLNWWAESNPHLFGTPQVGRGSNNWVIDGTKSATGHPILANDPHLGIWLPSVWYEIHMVTPGMNVYGVSLQGVPGVIIGFNDHIAWGLTNEQSDVTDFFRLKFKDASHDFYWYNGAWKPVEKIPSIIKVKDGPDVPMVTRWTVHGPIVERDSVALALKWTGHQPTLEVASVYRLNHAKNYADFVTAMRYFHVPAQNVVYADVDGTIAMWCGGLYPIRNNGDGRVPVDGSSDAFEWGRFIPFEAIPHTKNPAQHFISSANQRPVSYDYPYYMGFHWDPGYRSRRIHQLLSTHDSITAADMQAFQNDVGSFAAARFVPVFLTVLKKHALQDSAYKILADAFSGWDFRMDSTAVAPALWNFMKSRYKDLIFQDEFKKSGKGNLWGPEWEVVEQLTLKKPKSPWFDDVLTPARETRDDIILLAARETIRHFKKAYGSNPKNWVYGKHHKFEIRHMLRIPALGLKPFPIDGSGFTLRPAGGQIAHGGASWRMVVELSQPIRAYGVYPGGQSGNPTSRYYTTGVKNWRYAKYFELHHDTDPQKLGAKKVVATFTLEPKK, from the coding sequence ATGACCTCTAATCGACTCAAACTCTTTTTCTGGCTGGTAATCGGGGTGTTGGTATTTGTGGTGCTGGACGTTCCGATTGGCCCGCTGCCGCCGCTGGGCCGGTTTTTCAACCCGGTGTCCGGTTTTTGGAAGACACAGGCCGAGGCTGTGCTTCCCGCGCAAAAGACGCTGCACCTTCAGGGAGTGCAAAAAACTGTCACTATTCTGTTTGACGAGCGCGCCGTACCGCATATCTACGCCCAAACCGATGCCGATGCCTATTTTGCCCAGGGGTACCTGCATGCCCGGGAACGGCTGTTCCGCCTGATTTTTCAGGATTTGCTGGTGTCCGGGCGCCTGTCTGAAGTGGTGGGCAAACAGGCGCTTCCGACCGATCGCTTCATGCGGCAACTGGACTTGAAGACACCGTCCGTAAAGGCTCTGGCGCTTCTGAAACGCGATCACCCCCAAACCTACGCGGCCCTTCAAGCGTACGTGGCCGGCGTAAATGCGTACATCGATCCCCTGAAGCCGGCGGACTGGCCGCTGGAGTTCAAACTGCTGAATTTTCGCCCGTACCATTGGACGGCGGTAAAATCCCTGATGTTTTTGCGCTACATGGGCTGGGATTTGAGCGGCAGCGACGAAGATCTCAAATACGAGGAGCTGGTGAAATTTCTGGGCGCCAAAAAGGCGCGGGAACTCCACCCGGATCGCCTGCCCTACGTGGTGCCCATTATTCCGGAAAAATACGGTATGCCGCTGGATGTCTACCGAAAATTGTTTCCCCACGGTGTGAAAAAAACCATTGGTTTTTCACCTACGCCCCTGACGGCCAGCGAAACCTTTCTGAACTGGTGGGCGGAAAGCAACCCCCATCTGTTTGGAACCCCGCAAGTTGGGCGCGGCAGCAACAACTGGGTGATTGACGGTACGAAATCGGCCACGGGGCACCCCATTCTGGCCAACGACCCGCACCTGGGCATCTGGCTTCCCTCCGTCTGGTACGAAATCCACATGGTGACGCCCGGGATGAACGTGTACGGAGTCAGTTTGCAGGGCGTTCCCGGGGTGATCATCGGCTTCAACGACCACATTGCCTGGGGACTCACCAATGAGCAGTCCGATGTAACCGACTTTTTCCGCTTGAAATTCAAGGACGCATCCCACGATTTCTACTGGTACAACGGGGCGTGGAAGCCGGTGGAGAAGATTCCCTCAATCATCAAAGTGAAAGATGGCCCGGATGTACCGATGGTTACACGCTGGACGGTGCACGGGCCGATTGTGGAAAGGGACAGTGTGGCTCTGGCCCTGAAATGGACGGGGCACCAGCCCACGTTGGAAGTGGCCTCCGTGTACCGGCTGAACCACGCGAAGAATTATGCCGACTTCGTGACGGCCATGCGCTATTTTCACGTCCCGGCGCAGAATGTAGTCTACGCCGATGTGGACGGTACCATCGCCATGTGGTGCGGCGGACTCTACCCCATCCGCAACAACGGTGACGGCCGCGTCCCGGTGGACGGGTCCTCTGATGCCTTCGAGTGGGGGCGCTTTATCCCGTTTGAAGCCATTCCGCACACCAAAAATCCAGCCCAGCATTTTATTTCATCTGCGAATCAGCGCCCGGTGTCCTACGACTATCCCTACTACATGGGTTTTCACTGGGATCCCGGCTACCGCTCGCGGCGCATTCACCAACTCCTGAGTACGCACGATTCCATCACCGCAGCGGACATGCAGGCCTTTCAAAACGACGTTGGGTCCTTTGCGGCGGCGCGGTTTGTTCCGGTTTTTCTCACCGTGCTGAAAAAGCACGCCCTGCAGGATTCGGCTTACAAAATTTTGGCCGATGCCTTTAGCGGATGGGATTTTCGGATGGATTCCACAGCCGTGGCTCCCGCGCTGTGGAATTTTATGAAAAGCCGGTACAAAGACCTGATTTTTCAGGATGAATTCAAAAAATCCGGGAAGGGGAATCTCTGGGGCCCCGAATGGGAAGTGGTGGAACAGCTCACACTGAAAAAACCGAAGTCCCCCTGGTTTGATGATGTGCTCACGCCCGCACGCGAAACCCGCGATGACATCATTTTGCTGGCGGCCCGGGAAACGATCCGGCATTTCAAAAAGGCCTACGGGTCCAATCCGAAAAACTGGGTGTACGGCAAGCATCACAAATTTGAAATTCGCCACATGCTGCGCATTCCGGCGCTGGGACTGAAGCCTTTCCCCATTGACGGCAGCGGGTTTACCCTGCGGCCGGCGGGCGGACAAATTGCTCACGGCGGGGCCAGTTGGCGAATGGTGGTGGAACTGAGCCAGCCGATTCGCGCCTACGGGGTGTACCCGGGCGGACAGAGCGGCAATCCGACCAGCCGGTACTACACCACCGGCGTAAAAAATTGGCGCTACGCGAAATATTTTGAACTTCACCACGACACCGATCCGCAAAAGCTTGGGGCGAAAAAAGTGGTGGCTACGTTTACACTTGAACCCAAAAAATGA
- a CDS encoding sugar phosphate isomerase/epimerase has translation MFKLGFITDEVSQDVSRVVRFAKDFNAPALEMRSIQNVPVEKLTVAQAKQLKDVFSDNGLYVHSVASPVFKCRFDSKQDILRHLDHLKHVSELAHIWGSSVIRVFTFWRESVSGDLEAVVEKFLPAARVAEEEGIPLGVENEDSTFVGSGEELARFLKRVNHEKVRAIWDPQNAFYRTRGQESAVAGYTAVKPFVVHVHVKDAVVDPRTGEPTAAELGKGAIDWPGQLQALQADGYTGVLSLETHWRDVPLDDDLLNQPGGSAFSEQAEQASRMCMANLVQMVARLRALS, from the coding sequence ATGTTTAAATTGGGATTTATTACGGATGAAGTCTCTCAGGACGTGTCGCGCGTGGTGCGGTTTGCCAAAGATTTTAATGCGCCTGCTCTCGAAATGCGCTCCATCCAAAATGTACCGGTTGAAAAACTAACCGTTGCACAGGCCAAACAGCTCAAAGACGTTTTCTCGGACAACGGTTTGTACGTCCACTCTGTGGCCTCTCCGGTATTCAAGTGCCGGTTTGATTCGAAACAGGACATCCTCCGGCATCTGGACCATCTGAAACACGTCAGTGAGCTGGCTCACATTTGGGGTTCCAGCGTCATTCGTGTGTTCACTTTCTGGCGGGAATCGGTTTCGGGGGATCTCGAAGCGGTGGTAGAAAAATTCCTTCCCGCAGCTCGTGTGGCCGAAGAAGAAGGTATTCCCCTCGGGGTGGAAAATGAAGACAGCACATTTGTGGGCTCCGGTGAAGAACTGGCCCGGTTCCTAAAACGGGTCAATCACGAAAAGGTGCGGGCCATCTGGGATCCGCAAAACGCCTTTTACCGGACGCGCGGGCAGGAATCTGCTGTGGCGGGCTACACCGCCGTGAAACCCTTTGTGGTGCACGTCCACGTGAAAGATGCTGTGGTAGATCCCCGGACCGGTGAGCCTACTGCTGCCGAATTGGGAAAAGGGGCGATCGACTGGCCCGGCCAGTTGCAGGCGCTTCAGGCCGACGGGTACACCGGCGTGCTTTCTCTGGAAACCCACTGGCGGGATGTTCCTCTGGATGATGATCTTCTCAATCAGCCGGGAGGATCTGCCTTTTCGGAACAAGCTGAACAGGCCTCCCGGATGTGCATGGCGAATTTGGTGCAAATGGTCGCCCGCCTGCGGGCGTTATCCTGA
- a CDS encoding Gfo/Idh/MocA family oxidoreductase, whose protein sequence is MTKQTIGFGIIGCGDIARSHAEAIHRAKNAELKAVYDIFPEKAQTFGQTLNVPAYSDLDAFLDRKDVQVVSVCTPSKFHYDATLAAARAGKHVLTEKPMATEVAPAEEMIRVCREEGVKLGVIFQNRFDPPVQKVKRLLAEEVLGHLTMADAHLKDFRAPAYYAQADWRGTWATDGGGPIMIQGIHYFDMLLWMAGPVAEVAGFAARQVHPIEVEDTLVATLRYRSGALGVVESATNTFGGGANRLELHSFEGTIILENNRVTKFVTRGKDGRPVDRRAEFGFERDQKEEWVENHRRQIEDMADAVFHDREPAVNGEEGIKVLKVIKTIYRAVKENHPVAVDPKIWEAAHV, encoded by the coding sequence ATGACCAAACAGACTATCGGCTTTGGCATCATCGGCTGCGGGGACATTGCCCGGTCCCACGCAGAAGCCATCCATCGGGCTAAAAATGCAGAACTCAAAGCGGTGTACGACATTTTTCCTGAAAAGGCGCAAACGTTTGGTCAAACGCTCAACGTTCCGGCCTATTCCGATCTGGACGCCTTTCTGGACCGAAAGGACGTGCAAGTGGTTTCCGTGTGCACGCCTTCCAAATTCCATTACGATGCCACACTGGCAGCCGCTCGCGCCGGAAAACACGTGCTCACCGAAAAGCCCATGGCCACGGAGGTGGCTCCGGCCGAAGAAATGATCCGCGTGTGCCGGGAAGAAGGCGTGAAATTGGGCGTCATTTTTCAGAATCGGTTTGATCCGCCTGTTCAGAAGGTGAAGCGGCTTTTGGCAGAAGAGGTGCTGGGTCACCTCACCATGGCCGATGCGCATCTCAAGGATTTTCGGGCACCGGCCTATTACGCCCAGGCCGACTGGCGCGGTACCTGGGCAACGGACGGCGGAGGGCCAATCATGATTCAGGGTATTCACTATTTTGACATGCTCTTGTGGATGGCCGGTCCGGTGGCAGAGGTGGCGGGTTTTGCCGCCCGACAGGTGCACCCGATTGAGGTGGAAGATACCCTGGTAGCCACGCTGCGGTACCGGAGCGGCGCGCTGGGCGTGGTGGAATCCGCGACCAACACTTTCGGTGGAGGCGCCAACCGGTTAGAGCTCCACAGTTTTGAGGGAACAATTATTCTGGAGAACAACCGCGTGACCAAATTTGTTACCCGCGGGAAAGACGGTCGGCCGGTGGACCGCCGGGCCGAATTCGGGTTCGAGCGGGACCAAAAAGAAGAGTGGGTGGAAAACCACCGGCGACAAATTGAGGATATGGCCGACGCCGTGTTCCACGACCGGGAGCCTGCTGTGAATGGCGAGGAAGGCATCAAGGTGCTGAAAGTGATTAAAACCATTTACCGTGCTGTAAAGGAAAATCACCCTGTTGCTGTGGACCCAAAAATCTGGGAGGCTGCTCATGTTTAA